The Solanum lycopersicum chromosome 8, SLM_r2.1 DNA segment tatgcttaattgtgtgcttgcatgatgtgattatgtaattgtgatgaagtagcatgatgaggctgttgaatcttaaacctttaaaacctctttgttaatgatgatgccttggtataaaaaaaggcttgatgaactgaaagaatgagattaggggatcgggtgtcacgaaccgacacgtagaattaggggatcggagtgtcacgttccgacaccaggatagtagaggatcgggtgtcacgttccgacaccaggatagtagaggatcgggtgtcacgaaccgacacgtagtagtaggggatcggagtgtcacgttccgacaccaggatagtaggggatcggagtgtcacgttccgacaccaggatagtaagatgaatgaatattgaggggatcggaatgtcacgttctgacaccaggatagtaaagagaatgaatcttgaattatgctaatatactcagatttaaagaacctatttcccaaatgagtatggtgtggaggcttgagtcctcataggtgtgcttggtgttgttgccaatggttcttgtacttgttgttgccacctgttgagtattgtagttgattttatgttattatctgatatatattgctttctattttgagttggccgatgatacctactcagtacttgtgccttgtactgacccctacttgtaattttcttctttgttatttgtggagtgcagcaaacgtgccatcgacttcaactcgtcctcaactctagccagtcttcatcacgtcagatttcagggtgagctattgttcctagctcggactggattctccctcattcatgtcttgatgtccttgaagttcgggcatggaccatctgtttacttattttagctttctagatactcgtagattagtaatttgatgATAGAATGttattgtgatgatgacttccagattttgggaatgataagtatggagttttagaagttatttaatcgattttcgttaatgagttttaagtcctccgcattatattctgtttattatgattgaaatgttggggtttagattggttggttcgctcacatagtaggataagtgtgggtgccactcgcggctcattttgggtcgtgacatttgaGGATATCAtgagtttaaaattttccattATATAAGAAGTCTTGGATAATTTAAATGCTAATTAGGTACTTAGCGAAGTTGTTTAGTTTATTCCTAGCTAATTAAGGACGAACAACACGATGATTGAGTTAATATGGTCACTCATAGGGATGTCCCCTAGATTATGATCGAAATTTCAAAGACACATCTTAACCCAATTAAGGTTTTATGatccttgaacttattttatgtaTAACATCGTACATCTTTTGACTTATATGGCACAACTCATGACTCCGCGCAGTTGAGGCGCGTCAAAGATATTTGAATGTCATGTAAGCaaaaaaggtgtataaaatttaaaaaaaattagtttaaggAGATAATAAGAACTTAATTTAGTTAAGATGTGTATCTGAGACTTTTATCATAATCTAGGAAGATACTACTTATACTTTTCCCGACAAACTTTTAATAGATGATCGAAAGTTATTAAATGTAAAATActtgaaagaatatttttattagaaagaATAATTGAAATGTGAagacataatttaaaaatatatttcacttacAAAAttataccaattttttttttctgattgttgtgcttcataaaaataaagatttgaaTAGAAGCAAACAATTTagagaagatatatatataataatcgTAACAAGTTGATGTGCCATCAGCAAAGATGCATAGTTCCAAAAAGATATGAAGAGTATATCCACAACACCGCTATTTCTATCATTCAACATTTGGAcgataatgcttctttcaacCCCTGCCTCCCCAACCTTTTCTTTGGCTATACACTCataaaaacaattgaaaaaactattttaaaatattatcggAATTATATTTTCACATATTACTAAGAACACACGATAACaacttaatttatatatatactatttttaacTAGTGACAAGAGtgtcaatatatatgtatatattaaatcaaaatttattctctatatataatgtaatttttcaaGAAGGGATATACCTTTGATAGTAAGTGGTCGCAAATTCTTATCAGAGTATGTGactttaaataaaaagttgagATAAAtgttgaaaacatttttaaactTGACGAGAATTTAGGGGTGTGTTTTACTCACATTTCAAGattgaaaaagtatttaaattCAGTTAGTCAAGTAAATAAGTGTTTTTAAGATTGTCAGTAATTTATGAATCAAACTAATAGTTTGAATCCAATTTACGAGTTTTTTCAATACTCTTTCcttaaaaatctaattaatatTAAGTTTTGTTTGAATGGGCTTATAGAAAGTTAAATGAGTGCAACTAGTAGCATTTCTAATCCAGTATTCCCAAACATAGCACATTGAAGTGAAGTATAAAGATTGGGGGCGTGCATTGGTCAGTTTGGTtcgattttatatattattgattcGATTTATTGAttctcaaaaataaatcaataagatattttttatcgGTTTTcgatttatcaattttttatcattatccgTTCGATTTTCGATttacccaataagaaaatgtctGTAATATATTATATGTCTTCTCACTTCTCTAAGTGCTTTGATTTAGTGaaacaagaaagataatgagaaattataacaataaagagaaaataatgagaaattataacaataaagagaaaatatagtaCGAAGgctataattacatgttaccaTCAAAACatagtatgaaattttttatgttaatcaCATTACGGACCTTTACAAACTTGCAAATGCTACAACCTACAATcacaaactaaaactaaaataaaatagtccaacaagactaaaactaaaattaaaataaaattaaaatatttacaatgtGAACCCCTTACTTTAATCTAAGATTTTAAGTAACCAGTAAAAGCTAGTGAAGAGACCTGGAGTAAAATTGGCAAAGTAACAATAATTTGATATAGTTATAGTGTCTAATTatattgtaaattattaatatttaataattagaaaggataaaataataaattactatTGTCCTATTGGATTATCGAattacccaataacccaatagtaAAAATCAATACCGAACCAATAGCCCAATAAACTTTTTTATAAACCAATTAAAAACCCAATAACCCCATAGTAATAAcctaataacattttttttcaattcaatttatcGATAATTCGATTTTTGCACACCTCTAATTAAGACGTTTGGTCATGAAATGTTTTCGctgttttttttcaattctactttatcatttcaaaaatcatttcctatttttaaaaggaaaaactattttttataaaaatcataataaaatatgatcaaGTGTCCATtaacttaaaaagtaaaagtataTTAAATTCGATAGATTACAAACTCAACTTATAACACTTTAAATTTAGCTCTTTCTCagttatatgaattgtaatctAAAATCAAGTCCAACTCCAAAATCACAAAAATGTACTAAACTAATTTGTAGGATAAATCTATGTTAGAATTAGATATGTTACGTACCAAATATTCCTTCTAGTACAATTATTCTCTTTTAATCTTTCAATTTTAGGCAAATGATACTATAATAGATTgatctaaaaaatattaaagctcaaaagaaattgttgtccttTTTTGTCATCTAGTGGAGTAAGTTAAAATTGTTTCTCTATTTGACCATTCCAAAAGCCATGTGctaattcataaattattgtCTTATTATTTTCACACATAACTAatacaaagaataattaaaTACTCAACAGGTAATTCACTTAGCTGTCTCCTTATAATAATACATCAactacatatattatttttttgtgaatattcACTTTGCCGACAGGAAGATGAATTAAATAGTTATTTGAAGTCATGCACATAACAAGATTCCATAATAATGTGGTGATTAGTTCAACTATTATTTTATGCGCATATTTTAGCTATAAaagttagttatttttgtataagttcttctatataaaacaaaatacacatgtattacttatatatatatatatatatatatatatatatatatatatatatatatatatatatatatatatatatatatatatatagcaaaccaaacacaatattaatttatatatgaataattacCTCCTAGGTTTGGTTTCTCATCAGGTGTTTAATATTTACATTTAAGTccaattaatatatacataatattagtaTTCACATTGAAATTCGACTAAGTTCAAATTTACGTTGGAAAGTCCTTCGTTAGGGTAAAACGCTCTCTAATAAAAGCGACTCGATATCTAGGAAGAGTTTAACCCAAAACCTTTAATTAAAACTGAAAGAGTACTTCCTACTTCaccataacttttattgatattTACCTACTAATTAGCTACCAAATAGATATTATtcatacaaattttaatatttatattaactcATTTTCAAACCATCTTACTAAACTCTCCCTTATTTTAAGATTAAGAAGAATAAGaactaataataacaacatactATCTTATGCACTGAGAAATCTTTTTAGCATTAGAAAACAATTGTTTAATGTATTATTTGCAACAAAAAGTGAAACTTCTAGTCTAGTCTAACTAGAAGATGCTGCAAGTGAGCAAGGAAAAAGGCCCAACTTTGGATCATATGGTGGCACATTACTTGTGAATGGGACCTATCAACAAAATTcccataaattaaaaattagtgaAAGGGGTTACTCATTAGCTGTCACCATTTAAATATGGTCTTGGCCCCATCTACCATCATAATATCATATGATTGCCCCTAAACAAAGGAAAAATACTAGTGCAAACCATTAAATTTCCTCTAAATATTCAATTCACAACTCCTCGCTAAACTAGCGTTTGACggtacattttcaaatatttttgataaatattatttcgataaaaatttagataaaatttgattatgtgtttggacataatatttgaaaatatattttatttttttaaaaaaatatatgatttatacccataagtttaaaatactattaaaactaatcataattttatattacaagtcaattggatcTTCGTTGCAATAAATAACAAGGAGTATCCATGACACTAGAACAATGTGGTAGTTTGGAGTGCAACAAGCATCATTCCATATATCATGAAGTAGACAAAACACATGACATTATTACCCTAAGCCGattgttcattatttttatcaacaatcatatcatcattttcatattcacTTAATATTTCATCATTACTTTGAttttcacgtaaaaaattatgtaatacaaagCAAACAACTACTATACAgagtatttttaaaagataaaagtttggtgtaaaatttcaattttcaaaagattcaaAATAATGAGCGAcccaaatattagaaaaaactagtatttggaaatttgccaaaaatatttattaaataataacaaattgtATAAACAAATACTATTTGCTAAATTATTCCCCAAAtactatttgaaaaatttataaccAAACGAGCTCTAAATATTTATAAGGTATTGAATATTCACaatgatatgattttttaaaatttttctttttaaagaaaatcatcCAGGTTTGATTCAAAATGAACATTAACATTATTAAGAGTATCATGAAGTTATTGTAGTCCATCAATTGCTAATTGAgttaataaattcatgagaCTAACACTTTGTTTGaatcattattatctattgttTTATTTGGATCATTGCTAATTGGGTTCTATTTGAACTGGATATTATGTTATTTGGGTGGGTTTTAAATTAATATGGATAAATCTTTTGATTATgggtaaaaatttaattaaaaaatagtaaatattttagATTGTGACACGTTTCCCTCCGTTAGTAAAAAGGGTATATACACACCAAAATTTGAATGGTAAGGGCATTAACATCCTAAAAGTATAACGAATAGTATTTACATAGCATTTACAATAGTTTGGGGGTATATTTGTCATGTTTCccttgtttcataatgtattgtattgtattgtactctATTGCATGGTAGCTATAATGTTTGGCTAGAttatattgtttgttgttgtttagtaacattttaattgtttggtttaaTTGTATCGTACTGtaatgtaatttataaatttacttaaatatccttaattattctagggtaggaggtttgactaggtttaaataattaaggtaaaggataaaataatattttgaaatattatgtaaagatataattggaaaaagaaattaagtaacaataggaacacaccaaattggttgttccatgAAATAGGGTTTtccattgttacgtaacaataaaattagacaatacaatacaatacattttaagtaataatcaaaacaaacattgtaggtatagaaacgatacaatacaatacaatgaataacaatgatccaaacatagtgcAAGTGCCCGTTTtgattgacttattttagatGCTTTTAAgcaatattgaaatatttacgtaaagttaaaaaatatttataaacactaattttaaagtcaaaataataaaataagctAAAAATCATATTCAATTCAAACTCACCGTAAGTATGAAGAAGGAGAAGTGATGGTGTGTGACTCGATTTAGTGCATTTGCTTTTTGTATGGACTAATTTGCATTTTGCTTTTTGTATAGACTATTTTGCTACCTTTACTCAATAGCTCCAAAGAACACatgcaacaaaagaaaaaagctAAGTTTGGTGGTTGTAGCTACTTGATTGATATGGCTGACACACGATTAATCTATAAATTAACACATAAATAATGATAACTTACGTGGAGCTTGATTCAAAGGGAAAATTGTTGAAGGTGTGTAAATAAAATCTTACACGaagacaaaaaaagaaaaaagaaactatTTATAAGATATTGTACACTTGTATTAACCCAAAACCAACCATATTACCTTAAAAAATTATAGGTTAAAcgaggaaaaaatgaaagattaAATTTTACGCAAATTTTATAGTGTTAAAAGAGTTAATTACATTTCATTCCTATACTTTTTCAAGTTACAAAAATCTCTTAAATTTGATAAGATACATATCAAAATGTGTCGacaaatcacataaaataatgtATCAAAAAATAGGAGAGAATCGAGATTTTTATaattcttcaaagaatagaAATTTGAaggaatataataaataaagttatgaatttagataatttttccCAAAATAAAAGTCTCAACAATATGGTTTTAGCAAAACTAATATAATCTCACAAACAACAAAAATCATCCACAATCAACCTTAGTTAGAATGGACACTTGCCATCATGTTAAGACAACTCACATATTACCAAGGTTAAGATGGAGGGCTAATCCTCATTCATCCTTAAACATAAACTTTAGGTTCGAATTAATCTCCTTAATATGGTGTTGCTCTTATAAGGAAGTGTTTTTACCCAACGTGAAACTtattaatgataattttaaatttattcgcACTCCAAAATCATTCCCAAACACAAGATGgggaacaaaagaaaaacacagttctaatatttttttcttgactcAATATAATTCCTTAATAATGTGCTCATTGTGAGAAATACAAAGGTAGGATAATAATACAAATTCAGAACCATATGGTGACTGTTTTCTTCACCATAAACAGTCATTAAGAAGAATAAACTTACCAAAAAGTacattaaaacaaagaaaacaaaaaaatgaagattttctttGGGGACATTTGTTGAAGGAAAGTAAAAATAAGATGACCTATTTgaacatgaaatttaaaatgtgGACTAAATTCACATTACACTGAAATTAGCTCTAAACacccattaaaaaaatatcttttctcCACATTTTTCAGACaccacaaattatatattagcGGTATAAGttgaattttactaaaatgCCTTTGATTTGTCGAATTTCAAAGGAAAAGACAATTGACAAAAAGTTGCAACATTTGGatcttactttaacaatttCTACAGTTTGCCCCAAAAACTAATCAGAAACTGAAAATTAACCCCCAGAAGTTTATACCTTTAGCTCCCTCTGCCAGTCGTCTCCTTGCTCCTGAGAATGGAATCCAACCTCTGCAACTTCAACTGTTGCTTGAATTTGTTAATGAAATCATCGGCTTTCGCATCGACTTCATTGTCTTCATCGCTTTTTTTAGCATTTTTCTCCCTTGTAGTCGCCGGCCGCCGAGCTTccacaatttcttcttcttcaaaatgcCCAAATGGCGATTTCATACTTGCTGATTTCTTCATCTTCGTCGGTAACTTCACCGGAGCTTCACCTGCTGACGGCTTTGTATCTGATCTGCTCCTGCTCACATGTCGTTCACTTAACTGACTGTACACTTCATCCAAGCTCTTCATCTCACCttcctcttcttcatcttcGTTTTCCTCCTCGATATGCTGAAAATTGAAATGGGTCTCCATATCTTTAAGTTTCTGTTCGTGGGTGTGCTGGAAATTGAACTGGGTCGATTTCGATTTATCATGAAGGGTTTCTTCAAAATGGAAGTCCGGTTCAATATTTCCGAATTTTTGTTCTTGGGTGTGCTGAAATAGGTACTGGGTCTGTGTATCTGGGAGATTTTCCTGATGTATTTGCTGGAAATCGTAGTGGGTTTGTGGCTTTTGGACATTCTTGTCTTGATTGAAAACATACTGGGTGGTGGTGGTGTCTGGTTCTACGGTAGTATGTTCAGGAGCTGGTTCAAAAATGTAATGTGTTGGTGGTTCAAATGGTGGGGTTTCTTGCTGATGGGGATGTTCATGAGATCTGTAATTGGCGAAATTAATGGATTTGATGCgttgaagaagagaaggagatCTCACAAGTTTAGTGGGCTGTTGTCGATTTTGTGAGTAATCTTCCTGTTGATGTGAGTTGTCTTCTTGTTGTTTTGGATGATTATGTTTTTGGTTAGCTAAGGAAGAAGTAAAAGCAATGGTACCTATCATAACATTGAGAAGAACAAAAAGAACAGTTGGAGTGAACCAGCTATTCATGGATGCCCAAATTGAAGAATACACAGTAGATACAGAATCATCAAACATGGTGattttctagagagagaaaaatggaAGTTAAAGTGGAGAGCACAGATTGGAGAGTGGTATTGAAGAGAGTTTGTAGATACTAGTAAAAGcagaggagagagagagagagagagagagaggggctAGAAGATGGCAAGTGGTGGGTGGGATCAGGGCATGGGGATGAATGATAGTTGGGTGCGCTATACATTTATTTTCTTGCATCACATTTTTCTACCTTAATGTAGGAGTAAATATTTGATACGATAAACATATCAGTAACACGTTTTTAATATTGGAACGATCTACTACACATCTTAAGAATacaaaaatgtatttatttatcttttgtatAACCCAATTTTGTATGTGTTTCGCTTCACATAGTTTTGCGTGTTAATACattaataaactcattttattttattttttaattaaaaatgccCAATGATTATTTTCCCTTCTTATAACCCAGCTTCCCGACCCTAACAAAGAAGAACTCTAAATTTTCACTCAAACATCTAAAGTTCAAATTGAATTCAAACGTAGttcaaaatttcttcttttgaaTCAAAAGTAACTCTTCGTCATTATTATTCGTtcacctcttttttgttttgtttcattCCTctccttttcattttaatttgtttctatTTCGTAATTCGTAATTTGTTTTGAGTTATTAGATTTTTGACTtgctataatttttattaggtGTTGTATGGTTCGAATAAGCTTAATTAGGCTATGTTTGCAAGAGAAAGATTGTGAATATCTTTGATACAAACATGATTTGTTTTGCCTTTGTTGACCTCTTGGATCCAAGAAATCTTGATAGATGGCTTTCAGTATGTCTCTATATACTGATAGGGCCCCCACTAGTCCGGCTAGTTATTGAGCAGTTCTTTTAGGCGGAAAGCAGGTCGAACCCTACGTGCGCGCATCTCCCACAACACAAGCACCATTGTTTGACACCatccaaaaaataaatgattcgTCAGTTCAGACTGAAAATACATGCATAGATAGTGGTTTAATGTCAAGATCGATGACAGAAGCCTTCTCGCTTAAGAATATGCAATTCCTCTGGAGTGAAGTTGTTGGGAGGGAAGAGAAGATAAGGAAGCTAGTTTAATTGAGGAATCAACTTTCTTTAATGTATAGTCTACAAAAGCATGACACATgacacttctttttttttagtccACTCTCCCTTAGAAAACGAAGTTGCTTTTGGGATTGTCCTCTGGAGTAAGTTGAACTTCTTTTAAGAGTTGAAtgatttgttttgttgtttCAAGAGCAATATAATCATTCATTTTGTTGTTTAAGAAGTTAGATCATGCGATTTTTGGctttgaaagaataattatatTGATTAAAGATCCAAATTAGTGACTCCTTATAAATAGTTGGAaagaattttctgcgaggtatgaaatcttctcgcaatgcatgaatattaattcgcgatgcatgaatattaactcgcaatgcatgaatattaactcgcaatgcatgaattaactcgcgatgcatgaatattaactagtgatgcatgatttgactctcgatgcatgaatattaactcgcaatgcttgaattaactcttgatgtatgaattaactagtgatgcatgaattttctgcgaggaatggaatcttctcgcgatgcatggaattttctgcgaggtatggaatcttctcgcaatgcatgaattttctgcgaggtatgaaatcttctcgcgatgtatgaattttctgcgaggtatgaaatcttctcgcgatgcataaattttctgcgaggtatgaaaccttctcgcaatgcatgaatattaattcacgatgcatgaatattaactcgcgatgcatgaatattaactagtgatgtatgaatatttactattgatgcatgaattgactctcgatgcatgaattgactcgcaatgcatgaatatcaactcgtgatgcatgaattaactagaGATGCATGCTCTTTGTAGTTGCTATCAAGCTTCTCGCAGCACTTATCAGAATTTTGAGGTCCTACTCAAAATTTTGTCCCAGTTAGAATTATGGCAAGTCTCAAAATGATCTTCAATATTGACTTGTTGGTTATCTCTATtgtgaatttttgaaatattttcaaaaattctgtcccagtttttATTGTATGGAGAAGTAATAATCACACTGGGTATATGACCGAGCCATTGTGGCGCCTTCATATCCTGTCGAGGCAAGAATCGGGTCAAATGTAGTTCCATTCTTGTGGATGATGAATGTTGCACAGAGTCTGAAAGATTATCAGTAGAAAATGCACAATATGAACCATGAAATATGCAGATGGTATTCCTTGCTATATTTAAAGCCTAAAATAAGGTATATCTCATTTTGGGATAAACAATCCAATGAAGTAAGATAGACGTCTCACACATATAAGACTAACttaataaaactttttataatgaacaaactcaaaagacaatttttttcttttttttcaaaaataataaaaaatgatgagATAGTCAAATCTTCACCTCGATTGGTACCAACAGTTAGAATTGCAGGcaaatctctttttttcttttttttaaaaaaagattgaattaAGGTAATTCATACAGCTTCAAGTTGTACCTCAAATATACTTAAGGATTAACAAGATCCGTTCTTCTTGTTTCAAacaaaggttttgaattgtatCAATTCTCATGTTTCAAGTTCCCTCACGACAAAGGTTAGTCCTATTTCACACATATTTGAAACATTTAATTATAGGACATTTTTCAAAGTGCACTCACACTCACAAGCATATTCAATGCACACAACTGTGATACCATATGCTTGACCCTTATGTAAATCTCTACTAATGTGAGAACATTTGGAATGATATCATGTAGGGCTTGTCATTGGTTTGTAACGTAGGCTTAGGAATGGGTAGGatatttatttgagataaaaGTGACTGAATTCCTCCTTAAGCGTCACACAGAATTTGTGCTCTTAATGATTGGTACGCCTTTGACGTTAGATCCTCTTCATTGTTCTCCCACCTTTCATCTTCTTTTGAATCATTTTAACgcttttcctcctttttttagCTCTcgttttctctttttttttcttctcttttttttcctttcttcttttGAGTCCTTATTCGTTAGAGCTTTTCTTTTAATCAtttctttattataataatttttctttttttgttggaGTATTTTCCTTCCACCTTTCACTGACCCTGCAAGGatatttttttacctttcttcatttctttcactttctttcttcctttctctcttttctctagAAGTCTTTGCTTCCTTGATTTTGGGAGACTCAATatctttgcttttgaaaatttcaaacatGGATTTCCTCTTATAATTTGCACATTCCTGGTGCACTCAAGAAGGTTGGCCAAGAGAGGTCAGCGCTTGTAAGCACTCAAAAAGGGTAGTGGTTAAGATGTGGTTGTCCAAATAAAGATTTCAGGCTCAAAATGGGAAAACTAGGGATTAATGTAATTTGGTAGGCTTTGAAAGGCACAATCGGGTCAAAAAAGGCCTACAATCCTTTCTCAAACCAAACATTACTCATAATTTCACCTCGAAAAACATTCAGGTCAAGTTCTAGATCAACAGTGTAACAAAATTGAACTTTGATCAAAATCTCACCACACAATGCACATGAAACATAAGGTTAGTTTTATTCTTATCTTGATTGCATGCAAGAGAATTTTCAAGCATCACAAAAGTACAGATAAGAGGTACCACGAGAATCTGTAGTTTACCGCAAAGTCAGTCTTTTCAATCATATGGAATATATTTACACGCTTTTGACTGCATAAGTTCCGACCGAGTTGAAGAcatgactcttacaatatgtacaaataatttttttttggaaaagatAATAtcgaacccaagaagggttgcctacgtatctcattaacATGAGAATCAGGTACGCGTAGTTCATGCAGATATGACTgggaaaatatgcacaaacaatttttataaaatcttttttttggaAGATTATTCCAAACCCAAGAAGGGTTGTCTACGTATCTAATTAAAATGAGAATCAGATACGCGTAGTTCGTGCAGATATGACTtggaaaatatgcacaaactattttataaaagatttttttttgagaagataATACCGAACACAAGAAGGATTGTCTACGTATCTCATTAAAATGAGAATCATGTACGCGTAGTTCGTCCAGATATGACTgggaaaatatgcacaaacaatttttacaaaatcttttttttctttttttttttggagatgataataccgaacccaagaagggttgcctaTGTATCTCATTAAAATGAGAATCAGATATG contains these protein-coding regions:
- the LOC101258979 gene encoding pathogen-associated molecular patterns-induced protein A70; translation: MFDDSVSTVYSSIWASMNSWFTPTVLFVLLNVMIGTIAFTSSLANQKHNHPKQQEDNSHQQEDYSQNRQQPTKLVRSPSLLQRIKSINFANYRSHEHPHQQETPPFEPPTHYIFEPAPEHTTVEPDTTTTQYVFNQDKNVQKPQTHYDFQQIHQENLPDTQTQYLFQHTQEQKFGNIEPDFHFEETLHDKSKSTQFNFQHTHEQKLKDMETHFNFQHIEEENEDEEEEGEMKSLDEVYSQLSERHVSRSRSDTKPSAGEAPVKLPTKMKKSASMKSPFGHFEEEEIVEARRPATTREKNAKKSDEDNEVDAKADDFINKFKQQLKLQRLDSILRSKETTGRGS